One window of Elusimicrobiota bacterium genomic DNA carries:
- the tsaA gene encoding tRNA (N6-threonylcarbamoyladenosine(37)-N6)-methyltransferase TrmO: MPAQPLRVIGKLRSCFREKFGTPRQPLLVPGATATLTIAREFLPEHSLAGLERFSHVWLISYFHLNTNKTVRPKIHPPRLKGESVGLFASRSPHRPSPIGLSLARLVRIEGATLHLAGIDLVDGTPILDVKPYIPEWDSVPHASPGWVKDAPFPVLRVEMSAAAKNDIKAAEKRLNVNGLSAVLTDILSQDLRNPRDKAQTKEGLELGFFLHDFDCHFSVQNGVATVLRLVTGTKMHKKERRVSPAKVKLA; the protein is encoded by the coding sequence ATGCCCGCCCAGCCCCTGCGCGTCATCGGCAAGCTGCGTTCCTGCTTCCGAGAGAAGTTCGGCACGCCGCGGCAGCCGCTCCTCGTGCCCGGCGCGACCGCGACCTTGACCATCGCGCGCGAGTTCCTCCCCGAGCACTCCCTCGCCGGCCTCGAGCGGTTCAGCCACGTCTGGCTGATCTCCTACTTCCACCTCAACACGAACAAGACGGTGCGGCCGAAGATCCATCCGCCGCGCCTGAAGGGCGAGAGCGTCGGGCTGTTCGCGTCGAGGTCGCCGCACCGGCCGAGCCCGATCGGGCTGTCGCTGGCGCGGCTCGTGCGGATCGAGGGCGCGACTTTGCATCTCGCGGGGATAGACCTCGTGGACGGGACGCCGATACTCGACGTCAAGCCGTACATCCCGGAGTGGGACTCGGTGCCGCACGCGTCGCCGGGCTGGGTGAAAGACGCCCCGTTCCCGGTGTTGAGGGTTGAAATGTCCGCCGCCGCGAAGAACGACATCAAGGCGGCGGAGAAACGGCTTAACGTCAACGGATTGAGTGCTGTTCTGACGGACATACTGAGTCAAGACTTGAGGAACCCCCGCGACAAAGCGCAAACGAAGGAGGGGTTGGAGCTTGGGTTTTTCCTTCACGATTTCGACTGCCATTTTTCCGTTCAAAACGGCGTCGCCACCGTCCTGCGGCTGGTGACCGGCACGAAGATGCACAAGAAGGAACGGCGCGTCTCCCCCGCCAAGGTCAAGCTGGCGTGA
- a CDS encoding glycogen synthase: MKRLLVALLLVPVPSFAQVRGNAVSVVPRIHLGNTGASSLSAPSIGDVPSPLNASLPSPSALSAVTPAPSVVPAVSAAVAIAAQPVPAALTALKTAVPATPDKPSAPAAAAPAPVSAEHQKGASDAMFDGALKVLIAGSEAVPFIKTGGLADVVDALSRGLAARGHDVTMVLPKYRDLKTAGVELRKAGAVSVPIGGRVETANVLVGRRDGVRVVLLEHPEFYEREGGPYAAKHAALGLSAYDAAGVDDADERFGFYARAALEVMKSLDIKPDVISAHDWHAALIPAFLRTVYANDAFFAGTKTTLTIHNIAFQGAFALATAGKLGFDDAALEHHGGANYLKAGIVNADAVTTVSPTYAKEILENILFGMGLEGPLRARPDGVHGIINGIDPVLYDPATDPDVAHHYDIDGVAEGKAANKAAIQTNLGLDVEPGSPLFLVASRLAHQKGIDMIFDSARDVVRLGGQLLIMGAGDAQTEALRAALVLAFPGKVASYPFDEKFVRMGFAAADFLLMPSRFEPCGLSQLIAQRYGALPIVTMVGGLADTVRDLRDDPIHGDGLIIRAVASISLSRAIADAVSGYHHPRAFPLARRAAMSKDSSWEVSLDVYEALFRRLLRAESPEKR, translated from the coding sequence ATGAAAAGGCTGTTGGTCGCCCTCCTGCTCGTTCCGGTCCCTTCCTTCGCCCAGGTGCGGGGCAACGCCGTCTCCGTCGTTCCCCGGATCCATCTTGGAAACACCGGCGCTTCATCCCTATCGGCGCCGTCGATCGGCGATGTTCCTTCGCCCCTGAATGCCTCGCTGCCGTCGCCTTCCGCGCTGAGCGCCGTCACTCCCGCTCCCTCCGTCGTTCCCGCCGTGTCGGCCGCCGTTGCGATCGCCGCTCAACCCGTCCCCGCCGCCCTGACCGCTCTCAAGACCGCCGTCCCCGCGACGCCGGACAAGCCCTCCGCGCCCGCCGCCGCGGCGCCGGCGCCCGTTTCCGCCGAACATCAGAAGGGCGCCTCCGACGCGATGTTCGACGGCGCGCTCAAGGTCCTCATCGCCGGCTCCGAGGCGGTGCCCTTCATCAAGACCGGCGGCCTCGCCGACGTCGTCGACGCCCTGTCCCGCGGCCTCGCCGCGCGCGGCCATGACGTGACCATGGTCCTGCCCAAGTACCGCGATCTCAAGACGGCCGGCGTCGAGCTGCGGAAGGCGGGCGCGGTGTCGGTGCCGATCGGCGGCCGCGTCGAGACGGCGAACGTCCTCGTCGGCCGGCGCGACGGAGTGCGCGTCGTCCTGCTCGAGCATCCCGAGTTCTACGAGCGCGAAGGCGGGCCGTACGCCGCCAAGCACGCGGCGCTCGGCCTCTCGGCCTACGACGCGGCCGGCGTCGACGACGCCGACGAGCGCTTCGGCTTCTACGCGCGCGCGGCGCTCGAGGTGATGAAGTCCCTCGACATCAAGCCCGACGTCATCTCCGCGCACGACTGGCACGCGGCCCTGATCCCCGCCTTCCTGAGGACCGTCTATGCGAACGACGCGTTCTTCGCGGGCACGAAGACCACTTTGACCATCCACAACATCGCCTTCCAGGGCGCCTTCGCGCTCGCGACGGCGGGCAAGCTCGGCTTCGACGACGCGGCCCTCGAGCACCACGGCGGCGCCAACTATCTCAAGGCCGGCATCGTGAACGCCGACGCGGTGACCACCGTCAGCCCCACTTACGCGAAGGAGATCCTCGAGAACATCCTGTTCGGCATGGGCCTCGAAGGCCCCCTGCGCGCCCGCCCCGACGGCGTGCACGGCATCATCAACGGCATCGACCCCGTGCTGTACGACCCCGCGACCGACCCCGACGTCGCCCACCACTACGACATCGACGGCGTCGCCGAGGGCAAGGCCGCGAACAAGGCCGCGATCCAGACGAACCTCGGGCTCGACGTCGAACCCGGCTCCCCGCTCTTCCTCGTCGCCTCGCGCCTGGCGCATCAGAAGGGCATCGACATGATCTTCGACTCCGCGCGCGACGTCGTGCGCCTCGGCGGCCAGCTCCTGATCATGGGCGCCGGCGACGCCCAGACCGAGGCCCTGCGCGCCGCGCTCGTGCTCGCGTTCCCCGGGAAGGTCGCGTCGTACCCGTTCGACGAGAAGTTCGTGCGCATGGGCTTCGCCGCGGCCGACTTCCTGCTCATGCCCTCGCGTTTCGAGCCCTGCGGCCTGTCGCAGCTCATCGCCCAGCGCTACGGCGCCCTGCCGATCGTCACGATGGTCGGCGGCCTGGCCGACACCGTCCGGGACCTGCGCGACGACCCGATCCACGGGGACGGCCTGATCATCCGCGCCGTCGCCTCGATCTCCCTGTCGCGCGCGATCGCCGACGCCGTCTCCGGCTATCATCATCCGCGGGCCTTTCCGCTGGCGCGCCGCGCCGCGATGAGCAAGGACTCGTCCTGGGAAGTCTCCCTCGACGTGTACGAGGCGCTGTTCCGGCGCCTGTTGCGGGCCGAAAGTCCCGAAAAGCGCTAG